The Schistocerca serialis cubense isolate TAMUIC-IGC-003099 chromosome 10, iqSchSeri2.2, whole genome shotgun sequence genome includes a region encoding these proteins:
- the LOC126424599 gene encoding uncharacterized protein LOC126424599, which translates to MRTTALVYLAAVLLSSAWAGDTSAGEAPAKKDKRGIFTGEHSYIGGGGIGLGSSYGGLSGGIGGGLSSYGGSYGYGGGYGGGYGYGGGYGGGYGGGYGGGYGGGYGGGIGLSSGSIGLGSGGIGLSSGGIGLGSGIGLGSGIGLGSGIGLGAGGLGGGAGGIGLGSGGIASVAVAPTQTVVQTVRVPQPVPVPVTVNRPYPVPQPVPVPVNRPVPVPQPYPVRVPHPVPVSVPRPYPVEVPRPVPVPVNRPVPVPVPQPYPVRVPHPVPVGVPQPYPVRVPVPHPVPVPVSTGISSIGIGSGISSGGIISGGGLGGGLGGGLGGGLGGGSIISSGSLGGGLIGGGYGGGYGGSYGYGGSYGYGGSSGGLISSGLSGGVLKGTYVPSIAGGLSGGSLYSGSLSSSYGGGYGGGYKSYYKH; encoded by the coding sequence GTATACCTGGCCGCAGTGCTTCTGTCGTCGGCATGGGCAGGCGACACGAGCGCTGGTGAGGCGCCAGCCAAGAAGGACAAGCGGGGGATCTTCACCGGCGAACACAGCTACATCGGCGGAGGAGGCATCGGTCTGGGCAGCAGCTACGGAGGACTGTCCGGCGGCATCGGCGGAGGCCTGTCCAGCTATGGTGGGTCCTACGGCTACGGCGGTGGCTACGGAGGAGGTTACGGCTACGGCGGCGGCTACGGCGGCGGCTACGGAGGCGGCTACGGAGGCGGCTACGGAGGCGGCTACGGTGGAGGAATCGGACTGTCGTCTGGATCCATCGGGCTCGGCTCCGGAGGAATCGGCTTGAGCTCTGGCGGAATTGGCCTCGGCTCCGGAATTGGACTCGGCTCCGGAATTGGCCTCGGCTCCGGAATTGGACTCGGCGCCGGTGGTCTCGGAGGTGGAGCCGGAGGAATCGGACTGGGATCAGGCGGTATTGCCTCTGTCGCTGTTGCCCCGACGCAGACCGTCGTGCAGACCGTGAGGGTACCGCAGCCGGTCCCCGTCCCGGTGACTGTCAACCGCCCGTACCCGGTCCCGCAGCCGGTACCTGTCCCGGTAAACCGCCCGGTCCCCGTACCCCAGCCGTACCCCGTGCGAGTTCCCCACCCCGTCCCAGTCTCCGTGCCCCGACCTTACCCTGTGGAGGTGCCCCGCCCCGTGCCCGTGCCCGTTAACAGGCCCGTCCCCGTCCCCGTGCCCCAGCCTTACCCGGTCCGCGTTCCCCACCCCGTTCCCGTCGGAGTCCCCCAGCCCTACCCGGTCCGTGTGCCCGTCCCCCACCCCGTTCCCGTGCCTGTCTCGACCGGAATCTCCAGCATCGGAATCGGTAGTGGAATCTCCTCTGGCGGCATTATCTCTGGAGGTGGTCTCGGAGGAGGGCTCGGAGGAGGTCTTGGAGGAGGACTGGGAGGCGGCAGTATCATCTCCTCCGGCTCCCTGGGCGGTGGTCTGATCGGTGGAGGGTACGGCGGAGGGTACGGCGGTTCGTACGGATACGGCGGATCCTACGGATACGGCGGCTCGTCTGGTGGACTGATCTCTTCGGGGCTCTCTGGAGGAGTCCTGAAGGGAACCTACGTCCCCAGCATCGCCGGAGGCCTCAGTGGTGGCAGCCTGTACTCTGGTAGCCTCTCCTCCAGCTATGGAGGTGGTTACGGCGGTGGCTACAAGAGCTACTACAAGCACTAG